One window of the Zea mays cultivar B73 chromosome 3, Zm-B73-REFERENCE-NAM-5.0, whole genome shotgun sequence genome contains the following:
- the LOC103650522 gene encoding uncharacterized protein, which yields MAPGRKGIRSTREPPPAEINPTDYEKQRAENVLRNNQMFQRLGINQLRTMMTATRARSKYDGPQESGSLFDGEDSEGSEQEEDSHVAKGVHGHNPTHVADKTTQGTRGSKRVVAPDVPGQEIRFTRQRSAAINQQSSLSLTTTTHASSRATTNQASTQNLTTATHFTSSVATEEDYTEGLNTAAQPTSPIQAEVNDHNTDEELVPRQRSRGKQLESLSRGLGTKIPIQISDGKRRPEPPIQAAKFASEGGIILRQHIPIFPHWKEYKKQENEGKITDYIGKLAGQFTMDVDSNSVKDACVDMLKGGQRQMRYRLKKKYFTGVPANQVRTTSPVSCMNDDQWRELVQMWSSPNHKNNCVKNKLNREKVQFPQCTGSQSYVAKAYVVRQEKYKDVEPSAIDLFKEMHCSKKKGFSEVVQKAIGDMEAMVATPVEDGQLAKSATEVVFNVLPGSSKFLHNAGFLPSSKRSNTGTVSARMHELQSQLDNERREKDGLREDMDTLKAKSESSEATIANQSTEIADLKKSLAENSILLRQILSISRDQANP from the exons AAATCAATCCTACTGACTATGAGAAACAGAGGGCAGAGAATGTGCTGAGGAATAATCAGATGTTCCAACGACTTGGGATTAATCAGTTACGCACAATGATGACTGCCACACGAGCAAGGAGCAAATATGATGGTCCTCAGGAATCAGGGTCTTTGTTTGACGGCGAGGACAGTGAAGGCTCTGAGCAAGAGGAA GATTCCCATGTTGCAAAAGGTGTACATGGCCACAACCCCACTCATGTTGCTGACAAAACTACGCAAGGAACACGAGGATCTAAGAGGGTTGTGGCCCCTGATGTTCCTGGACAAGAAATTAGATTCACTAGGCAAAGGAGTGCTGCCATAAACCAACAATCCTCCTTAAGCCTAACTACTACTACACATGCTAGTTCACGAGCCACCACAAACCAAGCATCCACACAGAACTTGACTACCGCAACACATTTCACTTCAAGTGTTGCCACTGAGGAAGATTACACCGAAGGCCTGAATACTGCTGCACAGCCTACTTCTCCCATACAAGCTGAGGTCAATGACCACAATACAGATGAAG AATTGGTACCAAGGCAACGAAGTAGGGGCAAACAACTTGAATCCTTGAGCAGAGGGTTAGGCACTAAGATTCCAATCCAAATCTCTGATGGAAAGCGAAGGCCAGAACCACCTATTCAGGCGGCAAAGTTTGCATCGGAGGGTGGGATCATACTGAGGCAACACATTCCAATATTTCCGCACTGGAAGGAGTACAAGAAGCAAGAGAACGAGGGTAAAATTACAGACTACATTGGGAAGCTTGCT GGTCAATTCACCATGGATGTTGACAGTAATTCAGTAAAAGATGCATGTGTTGATATGCTAAAGGGTGGACAACGCCAAATGAGGTATAGGCTGAAAAAAAAGTACTTCACTGGAGTTCCCGCAAATCAAGTGAGGACTACATCACCTGTTTCATGTATGAATGATGATCAATGGAGAGAGTTGGTACAAATGTGGTCTAGCCCAAACCACAAG AACAATTGTGTGAAGAACAAACTTAATCGTGAGAAGGTGCAATTTCCACAGTGCACAGGATCTCAATCATACGTTGCAAAAGCTTATGTAGTG AGACAAGAAAAATATAAAGATGTCGAACCTAGTGCAATTGATCTTTTCAAGGAGATGCATTGTAGCAAGAAAAAAGGATTTAGTGAAGTTGTTCAGAAAGCTATA GGTGATATGGAAGCAATGGTGGCAACACCAGTAGAAGATGGACAGCTTGCAAAGTCTGCAACAGAAGTTGTTTTCAATGTTCTGCCTGGTTCAAGTAAATTTCTTCACAATGCTGGCTTTTTGCCCTCCTCCAAGAGAAGCAACACAGGGACTGTTTCAGCAAGAATGCATGAACTTCAGTCTCAATTGGACAATGAGAGGCGAGAAAAAGATGGACTTCGAGAAGATATGGATACCTTAAAGGCCAAGTCAGAATCATCTGAGGCAACCATTGCTAATCAATCAACTGAGATTGCAGATTTAAAGAAGTCCTTAGCAGAAAATAGCATCCTACTGCGACAGATATTAAGTATTAGTCGTGATCAGGCCAATCCTTAA